The sequence CGCGCCAATTTGCCACTGCCACACGTCCACGTGTACGTGACGTTCCCGCGTTCGATCTGTCTATGGCGGTCGATGCCGTATGCACCATTTAGTTTCCAACTGGCGTATCAAATCGTTAAATagaaattggaaaatattttttcgcCTTCGGTCCGAACAAGTTAGGCTCCTGGGTAACAGCTGCATACGTTATCGTCCATTTCGAGTGGGTAATAGTACCCACTCGGTTTTCAAACCCTGACGACCCAATATAATCGTTGCGTCTGGTTCAGGCGTTACGTGGAACGcagttatttaattaataattcgttAGACAATCGGGCTTGTGGTCTCCGGAAAGTGAAAAATAGGGTATttaggaaaatttgaaaaatagaggatttaggaaattgaaaaatttcaaaaattagaaaaatttcaagaggatttaggaaaattgaaaaatttgaaaaatagagGATTTAGGAAAATTGAAAGATTTCAAAAATAGAGCATttaggaaaatttgaaaaatggaggATTTAggaaaatttgagaaatttccAAAATGGAGTCGACGGTTTTCGGCTCGATCGGCAGGGCTGGAAAGTATATTATCTAGGAGGCTGAATTTTCAAACGGTCTTGCCTCGAGAGCGGCAAGAGCCGAGAGCCCTCGCCTACCACAAACGCCGCGTTCGTTGTGTTGGTAAGCGTGTGCGCATAGGGCGGGCAGGGTGCAGACACGGTCTCGTAGCTCTGTTGCAAACACTGGTCGGCAGGAATATCAGATCGATACTCGGCGAAAAGCGCGGTAGGAGAGGCGCAGCTCTGTACACGGTTGGTCCATCGCAAGATCCAGACTGCCTGCTCTCTGCATTCGTGGGTACGCCCCTCCCCGCCGTTTAATGCCAATCAAAATCTTACCAGTTACAAGAAAAaatctaattctttttttttttttttttccttcgttaGATGTTATATTGTTTGATTTTAATGAAGAGATGGGGGGGGGTAAATCTTCGTATTCCTGTTACTGCTCATTGTAATGGGAGGCGAACCGTGTAATTGCGGTAGTTAATTTTATGGATATGAGAAACAGGGgtgtaattaggatttttttcTGAGGTAggcattttagaattttaaaatgttaGAACAGCGAGGGGCAGAGAACAGTAGTTGGAACATACTAAAGTGTCTAAAAAGATTAAATAGAGGCTCTGGATAGAGAGGCGGGGGTAACAGGGAGCGGTTTCCGGTGAGATCTTCATTTTCACGGCTCTTAAATAAACACTAGAAAAGCAATGTGTACTCGTGCCTTGATATATCTACTCGAGCTACGTGAAAGCGTTCAAATGGTATAGTGAGCTGACCACGTGTTTCTTGGTACAGTTTTCACGgctgtaaatgaaaatttattttccttatcAGATTGTCGAGAAATCGCTTTCTTACCACTGACGTAACTAGGCCTCCACAAAAATGTGAACTCGCCccattaattttctaaaattttttaattctaaattttttaaattctgaaatccttaaatttaaaaattcataaattctaAATTCTTTCAATTCTGAAATCcttaaattctgaaattttttaattctaaaattccaaagttccaaaattctaaaattctgaaattttaaaatctttaaattctaaaatccttaaatttaaaaatttccagAACGCATTTCCGTTTCTAATATAATATccaagaaatttatgaaaagaTCACTATCATTTAATATTCCGGAAACATTCACGTCACGTAGCGCTTCGACGAGGATGAAAGAGAAGTGATTCGGTCCCATTGCCGGGAGGAAACGGAAAAATTCCAACAGTAATTTTGGGGGGCTTCGAAATTTCGATACCTGCGGGACGGGGACGCTTTTGTGTTGGCTCAGGGCTGTCCAACGGCGTACCTAAAAATCGTGGCACGAAAGGATACCCCGGACGGTCAACGGCGATAAATGGCGACATTGTTGTATCTTATGTTCCCTCGCGCGTTAAGCTGTTCACGTGGCCTTGTTTAAACGTTTTTATCTCTTACATAACGAATAGAGAGTTCGAAGAATAGAGCATCACTTTCTCAAGCTCCTGTTCGTTAAAATGAGAGATCCCATACGAAAATAGATTTTAAGCCAATTGGGAGGGTCAGACGGGTCAGATGTTCTACTTTAGGAAATTAAAaacttctttttaatatttctgaaaatttcacGCAACGtcataagaaatataaaatctctctcgttatatcgccgTGGATGGGGTTAAAGGAGGGAGAAATTTTCCAAACTTCCAAGCCCTTTTTTGGACGGTAGAAgcagaaataaaattgtatcatttttatagTCACTGATGTCCTTGAAAATTTCTATGAAGGTCAAATCACCCActcggcaatataacgagagtctctTTCAAAGGAAGGGTCAGATGTTCTTCTTTAGGAAATTAAAaacttctttttaatatttctgaaaatttcacGCAACGtcataagaaatataaaatctctctcgttatatcgccgTGGATGGGGTTAAAAGAGAGAGAAATTTTCCAATCTTTCAAGCCCATCTTTACAGGGTagaaacagaaataaaattgtatcatttttatagTCACTGATGTCCTTGAAAATTCCTATGAAGGTCAAATCGCCCActtggcaatataacaagagtcttTCAAAGGAAATCGCTACAGCAGAAACCTTTCGTCACCGATATTAGTTTATTGACCCGTCAGGTATTCCACATTGTTCCACCTCTGTTGCAACGAAATCTTATGAAAATGTTAGcatgttacaaaattattcaacGATAGTAACAGTAGGGATAGGATCGTATAGGGGGGGGGGGATTGCGTGACCTATTTGCATACAAACGAGAGGGTAAACGCAACGTTTATCGAGGCTTGACGAATCCTGGTCGCGAACATTATCGGCGGAAGTGTACACCGTGAAGGAAGTAGCCGGGTGAGCACCGCGGCCATGGGAAAAGATTTGCCGTGAGATGCGTTTCTATGTTTTCGCGACCGTGAAACCGTCCTTTGACTCGGCTACGTTTTACTCGTTCCGCCGTGGAAGAGTTACTCTTCGGAAAGTTCAATATTTATTAGGAACAATAGGCGAGCCAGTTGCGGGAAGGTCGGGCCGAGGGATGGTTGAATATCGAGGCAAGaaagcggggggggggggggggtaattGAGCCGGTGTTAAAAATTCGTAGCTACCTGCCAGGAAAGAACTTCCGCCGTCCGACACGCTTCGACTCTCTCCTTACCTGCGCGTAATGGTAgtttcgagaacaaagggaCAGCCAGCTTTTACACCTGTACCCTGCAAATACCACAAAAACTTGGGGCACCTTCGAAGGGATCGGGGAAAACCTTCCTTTCCTTCGGTTCCTTCGAGGTGACCACTTTTGGGTAACAGGAATAGAATTAACGTAATAACGAATTTTGTTAAGATAAGGGAAGAAGGGCGCAGGGGAGAGGCGACAAGAGAATCCAGCTGCCGAGTTCAAAGACACGTAATGAAATTGACTGCTCCCGGCAGCTGGCCGGCGAGGAGCAATACCCGGCAAGGATAAAAACATGGCCAATCTTTATTCGGCATTGTAAATTTATGAGCTGAGTTAATTCCTGATCGTCGTTCGACTCGAACCGAATGGGAATTGTTAACCTTTTTTTTAATACGTATGTACGGTACATTAAACTGGCAATGTATTATAGAAAGTCTggcacaatttcatgacataaaagtatcgcgagATCCtacttatggtacatcaatttaaagttcaAAGTCTAAAGAAAATAACTGCATAAggattttgttgaaattttttagaGAAAATGAAGGGTTCTTTATTGGAACAAAGAAGGGTTGAAATTTGTTATCATGAGGTATAATTAGAGActgattatttaatattaagaaTATCCATGAAAtctttatgtaattatttttggtACACtataagctttaaattgatgtaacaTGAGTgctattttgtgatacttttatgtcatgaaattgtgtcgGTAAAAAGATACATCGTGTCCCAACGTTATCGGACGGACAAAAGTCCATTTATTAGACGAACACGATTCACATTCGACTCACTTCATATACAAGCCTTCTTCTGTGCGATTGAAACCGGTTCTCCGGCAACGATCACAAAGAAACCCGGCGTTTTATGCGCACGCGAAGCCTAAACCCGTCGATTGGCCGACTTTGCCTCTCAACATTTATcaggaattctaaaattcaaagatATTAAAACTCTGAAATTATTTCGTTCCAAAGTCCTGAGATTTTGACGtaatttatttgtttcatttgcACCGTGGTAAACGTACAGTCAAATATTTCCCTCTGGTACGAGCCGGCTCCGTGCAGCTGCGGCTGCTTTTCACCGTGCAGCAGTGGAAGCTGCGTTTAGGCTCACCTCGATATTTATTTTTCGAATTTCTCGTGTTACGAAGGAAACTGTTAGGTTTCCCTATGGAAAATGGGGATATAGGAGTGGCAAgagtataatttataattattaattattatagaattataaaattcaaagtataactggaaaatatgaataattaataaatatcaattcaaattttcgcgcGTAAACGTTTACTCGAAAGTGATAGGGCCAGATTTCTATATATACAGGGCCATCTCCTGTACATTGGCATTCTCCTCGGGGTTGTCTCCGGGGAAGGATCAAGAGCAGGGACATCGCCATTTTTCCCAGGGAAACCTGATTTTATCGAGTGTACACGATAATGATTGTATCGAAACGCAAAGGGTTAAGGAACATAGGAGTTGGTCGAGCTTCGTAATTACGAGGAGCTTCCATGGGGAAAGAACAGCGGATCTTCCCCTTTCTCGATACAAACTCCCTCTCCCTCTTTGTGTATATATGTTTATCAGTTCCATCGTCTTGCCACGGACGTTTCGTCAGGTGTTTCAGATATACAGCTGCACCAATGTGCACTCGCACACCGTTACGAAAACCAGGTGAAAGGGAAATCTGGTCGATTGTTGTAATTTGTGGAGGAGTTGTTATCTAACTCAACTCCAGTTTTGTAGGCTTGTTACCCCTTCTTCTGATCTTTGAATATTAGGGAAATGGGTGAAGATTCATCAAAATTCCAAAGttatgaaattcaaaaattttaaggttctgaaattataaaattccaaggtcttgaaattctaaaattccaaaattctaaaattctaacacTTGACCCTGTTAAGAAGCTAATGGCTCTCTCATACTCCATACTAAATCCCAGTTACACCAGATAATAATTTTCACCAGATAATTTTCCACAGAATAACTGTTGAACCTGTTCGAGTCCAAAGATCACAAAGCAAGTTAGCTGACGGATGGAAAACGTTGGAGGGATCGGCGTCTAGGATGAAATAGAGGTAGTCGTGCAGGGGCCCTTTATGACCTGCGAAGGATTTCAGGTTGAATAGCTTCAGGGTCTTAGGATCGTCTAACGCTCGAGGACCCTTCTCGGAACTCGAGCTTGAAGAGGCGAGGGAAGAAAGATTATCCTGTTGCATGAACGAGATACAATTTTCGACGACGACCCTCCTTCCTGTAAATGGCCAAGCATAAAATTACACGCTTACGACCcctttgcaaatttatttttaatcgatACGTCCTCCTTTCCTTacaatttttccaaatattaaacTCATTCTCAGCTTcctaaaaattctaatttttacacTTATgctaattgaaaaattccaaaattccaatttttcccAAGTCGACCCGAGGGCACTGGCATAGCCGGTGGTTGCCTCTGAGAACGACCGAGTGGAACGACCATTTGATACTCTGCGATATTATTACAAGTAAGTGGACATTCTTTTTCAAGGCTGTTCCTCGTATTCCTCGGTCAAGTTTTCGCCAAAGACATTGAGAAGCGGCCAGGGCCGTGCCCCGACGGTCCTCACCCTTGATACTTAATATCCTTGCTAATTCGTTTGACCTAGTTTCGTACTGCTTACTATAGCAAACTTATTCCGCTTGAAAAAACATTTTAGAGATGTGGGAAAATACGCAGCTGTTACCCTGGGCTCGAATTTGTTAACAATTTACCGACCGGTagcgaatgaacaaatatttccctgacattaaaaaaattatataagaaTATGGAAGCTTAcagtacattttaataattgtaactCAATAATAGATAAGAAATTATTGGTTACCGTGGCAACCATTAATAGGTTACCGGTCGATAAGTGTGGGGACAAAAATTCGATTTATAGGTTACCGGTCGATAAGCGTGGGGATAAAAATTCGATTAATAGGTTACCGGTCGATAAGCGTGGGGATAAAAATTCGATTAATAGGTTACCGGTCGATAAGCGTGGGGACAAAAATTCGATTAATAGGCCATCGGtcggtaaaatattaaaaatggatTGACACGCGTAGAAGGTAATCTTAAACCTTGGAAGTTTTATTTTAGTTTCAATTACTATGTGCAACGAGCATTCTCAGATTAACTTATCGACTGCACACGGTTGAAGAGCTATTTTATAAATGCTGCCGCTTGTTGCTCCTCGGGTCGACGACCCGGCCATCtctgtttttaattttctctcGTTGAAAAATTTCCACGGGGACGATTTTCGTCCTAACCTCGCTGCGAATTCATCGCAATTATCGGCCCGTGAATATATTACGCTCGGTTGTCGTAACGGCTCGATGAGTCAACGGTATTATATATCAGTCATAATATTATATATCACGTGTGTGTAATTTACAAACTTAACCGGGCTTTTGCGCTAGTATGTATGATCGTAATAACGAGGCCGTGGAACGAGGAATTTCGTTACCCAAGACGAAAATACGTATAGCGTGTTGTTCACGGCGGATGTACGAAGCGATGCATACACGATTGCATCTGACCGCAGATTCCACGGAGTGCTCGATGTAAACGTGCCCTGTGCACAGCTCATTTGTGGCCGGAGTAGCATTTACACACGCTTACACGAATGTTCGCCGGAGTCAACGTTACAGTCCGCGCTTCTGGGAATTGAACTTCTTTAGAAAaagtttcttaaccctttgaagCACTCTTTACCTCGCagagaattaataatttaaaatagaatagataGGGTATCTTTAATGTTACATCTTTTGGATTACAATTTTGAATTTGAGTATTTTCCCGCGCTTGTAATAAATGGCGCCAGATTTGAATAATTGGATGTAccatgatataaaaaaaaaatgatgaacattgaataaaattttagcTCATAAGCGCCATCGAATAACGTTTCATTACATTTCTAAAAATATCGTTCAGTCACGTAGACTTGAATGTCTCGTGCGCGTAAAGGCCACTCCACGCTACACGAGTTGTGTTACGTGGAGCAGGGTCAGTTCTCTGTttgtctttctctctctccccccTCCTTCTCCCCCGATAATTCAACCGCCTGTTTTCCCTCCACTTTGTACAGGTATTTTTAGAGCAAAGTCTTGATCAGCCACCAGTTATATGTACTAAGGAAAATCACCGTAGTCATTTGTAAGTTACGGGTATTCAAATTTCGCGCCGTTCGAGATCAGATGCGCGCGCAGCATCCTAGGTACAAAAATTgttttgattgttttttttaaattaaaaagacgGAGGGCTGACAATATCGTCCTTGTATTTATCAACGATACCGATTTTATTCGTTTCGAAGAAGAACGTCTCCGTCTTATTCGTCCCGCTGATAATTTGATGGTTGGTAGCGCATCCGGCGCCCGACATGTGCGTAACACGAGCTCCTCGAGTGGAGTGGTTTGTTCTGTAGGCCACGGCTCGGGAGAACTCCGTCCCACGAATCGTCGAACTAGCGGACGAGAGGCGGACGGAAAGAAACGAGAGGATTCTTCGTGACAGAGAAATATCGGAGCCGCGGAGAAAGAACCCGAAGGATTGATAATATCCTTGATCGTTAATGAGGGTTGAGGTGGAGGAATCTACCTACCTTTTTCTTTCGCCAACTGTCTCGGGTCCCGGTGATCGGCGGGGgggaaaaaatgaaagatgaaACGGTAAAAAGTAATCATCAATGTCACAGGGAAGAGGCAGAAAATTCGTGGCGGGACATCAAACGTGGCAACGAACAGACGTGGAAAAAGAATCGACGGATAAAAACACGCTCGCCGGACGGAGAGAGCGATAGCTTCGAACAGAAGAGGATCAAAGCGGTTTCTCTTCGTACCGTAGAGACAGAGATGGAGCCAGAGTTGGTTCGACGAGGACGGAACgattgaaagagaaagaatgaaCGCATTCGAGAGCCTCCATGATGGAACGAAACTGACAAAGACACGCGAAGAGAGTGAAATAGTTAAACGAGGAAAGGGTTACGAGTAGGGTTATGATGGCGGCGAGCGGGGGGGGATTGATACTACGAGTCCACGCGTTCTATAGTAAATCGACTATAGTACTATGAGTCAGTCACACCCACAAGCCGGTTGTGGGTTCAAGACCCTCGTCGCGCGCTCGTACACACTGTGTACACTCAAACGCGCGCGCACACATGCCGTGTAATGCTGCGAGGTCACGCGTACGTATGCGCTCGAGAATCTATTGGCCTTGCTACGAGAGATCGTGAGGATGATCCTCAGATTCGataaaattatcgaaattcAACGGGGCGcgcattcctttttttttaccaGAGAAATATTATCTGTGATAGATTCGTATTGAATTAAGCTAGGGACGTACCTAGAGGTCGCGAGCCCCGGGCAAAACTCTTGATAATATTTAACTCTAGATTGCCGGGGCGAGTCAATTTTactcatttattattttgttgctatatatatagaaaaatttaaataattttctttccaatttAGTTCCAATACTGTTAATTAGACGCCATTTTTAAAGTATCGAAACGCGGGGCCCGGCGCTAACGACGGCCCTGAATTAGGCGCGCTTATCTTTgacctctttttttttactgaaaaatcTTGAGACTTAGGGATGTGTTAGGAAAAATATTAGACACGTCGCGTATTATTCTCGGCGAGCCGAGTTGCAAACTGCAGTTTGTGCAGGCAGAATATTAAACTCCAGGGAAGGGGGGGATGGGCGTCCATGTGAAAATGATCGATGGACGAGAGACCGAGTTTTAATGAAACCGATATTTTCATCGAGCAATTACCGTCCATGGTACTTGAAATAAACCCGAGAATCTCACCCCTGAGTTTCacagaaattcaattttttaattaatttccttctGTAATTTCAGTCAGGTGAATGTTGGATACGGAGAGTAGACACGGTACTGGGCTGGTTCAGGGACCGACGAGGGACCCTTGGCTCACGATGGATTACTACCTCGGCACGGATAGCCTGTCGCTGCAAGAGATGCTCGACGTCGACATCAAATGCGAAATCGAAGGAGTGATCGGCGGTCACACGGAATTGGGTTTCAATTTCACCGATATGTCCAGCTTAGAGATGGACGACGACCCGATCGGTTGCCAGGGGGACATCAGTGGATGGTTTGGTTCCACCAGTTTGATCAATGGGAACAGCAATTCATCCAATAGGTATTTATCCTCCACGGActgtaaattttcaatttgtacATCAATTAACAAAATCCCAATCTTTCAGCAATTTCAATCTGGACCTAAGCGGAAGCGACGCCGCCTCCATTATGGTGAACCCAAATTCTGTGATGCCTCACATAGCGATCCGTAGTCCCAGCCCGAACAACGGCAGGAGGCACTTCTCGTTCTCCACGAGGAAGGAGATAAAGGAGGAGAAGATAGACGTGGAGGACGAGCTGGAGAACGATGCCGGTAGTTACATAGAGAACGAGAATGAGCATGaaaacgacaacgacaacgagcTGGAGAACGAAATTGGCAACGACACCGAGACCGAGCAATACGAGAACGACATCACGGAAACTGAAGAGGATTCCGAGGACGAGCAAGAGATCTCGAAGCCCGTGACACCGTCGAAATTGAAAACAGTACCAGTATCCACCCTGAAGGCTTCGCCGCAGTTTTTAAAGACACAGACAACCACCAAGATAAACGGCATGCCCGGCATCAGGGTACGGAACTTCAAACTCCTTCAGAATCCTAATCAGACACCTCAGCACGTGCGAAAGCAGATCTACAACAATAACGTGCACATCAGTCCAGGAGCCGGCGCTATGGCGTCCATGAAAAGGGAGAAGGAATTCGATTTGTCCGACTACGACGACAAATCTTATCCCAAACCGGCTTACTCATACTCCTGTTTAATCGCGATGGCGTTGAAAAACAGCCAGACCGGCTCTCTACCCGTGTCTGAGATATACAATTTTATGTGGTAAGTTGGAAGTTGGCTCCATAGATAATTGTATCGTTTGATAAGTTTAGAGAGGGTTCAAGGCACGATCAATACTTTTTTGATAGCCAACGTACAATAGAGCAGATTTATACTCAACAAACGGTGTCGCCTGTCGCTTATTTTCGACCATTTGGCCGGAAGGATAAGGGCTGGTCGAAGCCCTCCGATGGTTAGCCTAAGGGGGGAGAAAGTATTGTCCTCCCCCCTTTATTCCCAGGTTGTACGAGGGGGGAGCTGCCATTTTGTACGGGGCCCTTGGAGTACCAGGTGCATGCCAGGGTACAGTCCCCATAGAAAATCCACGGCTCCTTTGTTTAACTAGCTTTCCCCCCTCGTAACTGGTTACTACGCTACAGTCTGTTTTATATTCTATCAGtggttttacatattttatagaattttctgATAAATATCTAAGACTTAATTGTTTTTTTAGCGAGCATTTCCCATATTTCAAAACGGCACCGAACGGCTGGAAGAACTCTGTCAGGCACAATTTGTCCTTGAACAAGTGCTTCGAGAAGATAGAGAAGCCAGCTGGTAATGGGAACCAGAGGAAAGGTTGTCTGTGGGCGATCAACCCGGCGAAGGTAGCCAAGATGGACGAGGAGGTGCAAAAGTGGTCGAGAAAGGATCCTCTTGCCATCAAGAAAGCTATGATATATCCGGATCACTTGGAGCTTCTCGAGAGGGGGGAGATGAAGTACGCCGGTAGCGGGGACGTGTCCGAGGAAACTGAGAGTTCCGGCGACGAGGCCGTCGAGGAGAGTACCGCCTTCGACGAGTCCATCCGCGGTCACCTGGCTGCGAACTCCGTGACCGACAGTTATGACGAGAGCAGTCAGGACTGCGACGTCGACATCACGGAACAGCTGTACGACGAGATCGACATCGAGGAGAACAAGGAAGCGTTGCACATGCAGCTGAACATCTCTAAACAGGAGTCGTTCGAGTACGAGCTTAGCCCCAGTACGAAGAGGCAAAAGACGTTGACCGGTACGATACAGGGTAATTATTTGTATCAACCTGTGACCACGTCGCGAAGAAAAACGCCTCTCCTTTTGCGAGCCGGCATGGGCAGCGGTTCTTTTCTTAAAATCGATTAAGCCTGAACgtaaattcctaattttatATACTGTCGATAGAAAGACAGAGGAACGAGATACGAATTCGTAGAGAATAATTGATACAGAGAAAATTCTGTGCTTTTTATTTCATACTTAACCCTGCTATTCTATGCCGATTTAGCGATTCTCGTTTATTTATAGGGACTTATAGGAAGTACACATTTTTTCCCCACTGGGAGTTTGTCTATAAGTAAATGAAAAGATTCAGAGGATAGTAGGGTTAAGGAGGAGGAAGAACTTGTGTATCATGGAAATGAAgagaatttattttgtaataagttatgatttcttttttatttttctaccagTACTACCACAATTTTCACTTCTAGATGATTCTTAAAATTGATGATacataagttttttttttaatatgttggCAACGCGTTAAACATGAT comes from Osmia lignaria lignaria isolate PbOS001 chromosome 8, iyOsmLign1, whole genome shotgun sequence and encodes:
- the jumu gene encoding forkhead box protein N4 jumeau: MLDTESRHGTGLVQGPTRDPWLTMDYYLGTDSLSLQEMLDVDIKCEIEGVIGGHTELGFNFTDMSSLEMDDDPIGCQGDISGWFGSTSLINGNSNSSNSNFNLDLSGSDAASIMVNPNSVMPHIAIRSPSPNNGRRHFSFSTRKEIKEEKIDVEDELENDAGSYIENENEHENDNDNELENEIGNDTETEQYENDITETEEDSEDEQEISKPVTPSKLKTVPVSTLKASPQFLKTQTTTKINGMPGIRVRNFKLLQNPNQTPQHVRKQIYNNNVHISPGAGAMASMKREKEFDLSDYDDKSYPKPAYSYSCLIAMALKNSQTGSLPVSEIYNFMCEHFPYFKTAPNGWKNSVRHNLSLNKCFEKIEKPAGNGNQRKGCLWAINPAKVAKMDEEVQKWSRKDPLAIKKAMIYPDHLELLERGEMKYAGSGDVSEETESSGDEAVEESTAFDESIRGHLAANSVTDSYDESSQDCDVDITEQLYDEIDIEENKEALHMQLNISKQESFEYELSPSTKRQKTLTGTIQGNYLYQPVTTSRRKTPLLLRAGMGSGSFLKID